In Quercus robur chromosome 10, dhQueRobu3.1, whole genome shotgun sequence, a genomic segment contains:
- the LOC126702641 gene encoding endochitinase EP3-like, translating into MVALSLQKGLLTLVIVGILAVNVKGACNCAANECCSKFDFCGTTAEHCGEGCKSGPCTTTTTNDVSVPDIVTEGFFNGILNQAQGDCPGKSFYTRAAFLDALNSYNQFAKSGSNDDGKREIAAFFAHATHETGSLCYIEERDVPTTENYCDTTKTQYPCNPSKRYFGRGPLQLTWNYNYGAAGNENQFDGLGSPETVANDANISFKTALWYWMTNVHQSVSQGFGATIRAINGDVECNGKEPGKVQSRIQYYQQYCTQFGVAPGDNLSC; encoded by the exons ATGGTTGCTCTTAGTTTACAAAAGGGTCTGCTAACTCTCGTTATAGTTGGAATCCTAGCAGTAAATGTGAAGGGTGCTTGTAATTGTGCTGCAAACGAATGTTGCAGCAAATTTGACTTTTGTGGCACTACTGCTGAACACTGTGGCGAGGGGTGCAAATCAGGACCTTGTACCACAACTACTACTAATGATGTTTCAGTCCCTGATATTGTGACAGAAGGCTTTTTCAATGGGATACTTAACCAGGCCCAAGGAGATTGTCCTGGAAAGAGCTTCTACACAAGAGCGGCATTTCTTGATGCTCTTAATTCTTATAATCAGTTTGCCAAGTCTGGTTCTAATGATGATGGTAAACGTGAGATTGCAGCTTTCTTTGCCCATGCCACACATGAGACTGGAA GTTTATGCTATATAGAAGAAAGAGATGTTCCAACCACGGAAAACTACTGTGACACAACCAAGACTCAATATCCATGCAATCCTAGCAAACGTTACTTTGGCCGTGGACCACTTCAACTAACCTGGAATTACAATTATGGAGCAGCTGGAAATGAAAATCAGTTTGATGGGCTAGGCTCTCCTGAAACCGTTGCCAATGATGCGAATATCTCATTTAAGACTGCCTTATGGTATTGGATGACCAATGTTCACCAATCTGTAAGCCAAGGTTTTGGAGCAACAATTCGAGCTATTAATGGTGATGTTGAATGTAATGGTAAAGAACCTGGTAAAGTTCAGTCTCGAATCCAGTATTACCAACAGTACTGTACTCAATTTGGTGTTGCACCTGGTGATAATCTTTCTTGCTAG